In Brachypodium distachyon strain Bd21 chromosome 2, Brachypodium_distachyon_v3.0, whole genome shotgun sequence, one genomic interval encodes:
- the LOC100836132 gene encoding tankyrase-2 isoform X2: MEKTKHQREMALLQAAFDGNLGLIKKMARGLDGSGRGEAAVVAAAVQSSTGNGVLHLAAMEGRVDVCRYLVQDLCLDINQRNNTGNTPLFLSAFFGRAAAARYLLDHGADVTLTGNAGSPLHAAAGKGQCEVLELLLSRGINVDLNARCGTPLHTACTHGRRGTMKILLDSHADPNKVLNLDDTPLEMVIRCFNPTDKLECVKLLIKFGRTPIEVAALRGREFVEMLFPLTFPISTFPDWSIDGIISHVKSCGLKPRAMQVGSMEDDDNATLLANRSLCMLRLGSGNLALSDANMCRMFRPRWPKACYRQGAAFMLLKDYSNAHKAYADGLKLEPTNVDLQRGSREALEAMENARRAEE, translated from the exons ATGGAGAAGACGAAGCATCAGCGGGAGATGGCGCTCCTCCAAGCCGCCTTCGATGGCAACCTCGGCCTCATCAAAA AGATGGCGCGGGGGCTGGATGGTTCcgggcgcggcgaggcggccgtcgtggcggcggcggtgcagaGCTCCACCGGGAACGGCGTGCTGCACTTGGCGGCCATGGAGGGGCGGGTCGACGTCTGCCGGTACCTCGTCCAGGACCTCTGCCTCGACATCAACCAACGGAACAACACAG GCAACACCCCACTGTTCCTATCTGCCTTTTTTGGgagagctgctgctgcaaggtATCTTCTTGATCATGGTGCTGATGTGACGTTGACTGGTAATGCCGGGTCACCTCTCCATGCCGCTGCAGGGAAAG GACAATGTGAAGTTCTAGAACTTCTGCTCTCAAGAGGAATCAACGTGGATTTAAATGCTAGGTGTGGGACACCGTTGCATACGGCTTGCACTCATGGTCGACGGGGCACAATGAAGATTTTGTTGGACAGCCATGCAGAT CCTAATAAGGTTTTGAACCTTGATGACACCCCATTGGAGATGGTCATAAGATGTTTTAATCCTACTGACAAACTGGAATGCGTGAAGCTACTCATTAAG TTCGGTAGAACTCCAATTGAAGTTGCCGCTCTTCGAGGCAGGGAATTTGTTGAAATGTTATTTCCTTTAACTTTTCCTATTTCAACATTTCCGGATTGGAGTATTGATGGAATCATTTCTCATGTGAAATCTTGTGGTTTGAAGCCGAGG GCAATGCAAGTTGGCAGTATGGAAGATGATGATAATGCAACCCTGCTAGCAAATAGGAGTCTCTGCATGTTACGCTTGGGAAGTGGAAATCTTGCTCTCTCCGACGCTAATATGTGCAGAATGTTTCGACCTCGTTGGCCCAAAGCCTGTTACAGACAAGGGGCAGCTTTTATGCTTCTGAAG GACTACAGCAATGCACACAAGGCTTATGCAGATGGTTTGAAGCTGGAACCTACAAATGTTGATCTTCAGAGAGGTTCAAG GGAAGCCTTGGAGGCAATGGAGAATGCTCGACGCGCTGAAGAGTAG
- the LOC100836132 gene encoding ankyrin-1 isoform X1 — MEKTKHQREMALLQAAFDGNLGLIKKMARGLDGSGRGEAAVVAAAVQSSTGNGVLHLAAMEGRVDVCRYLVQDLCLDINQRNNTGNTPLFLSAFFGRAAAARYLLDHGADVTLTGNAGSPLHAAAGKGQCEVLELLLSRGINVDLNARCGTPLHTACTHGRRGTMKILLDSHADPNKVLNLDDTPLEMVIRCFNPTDKLECVKLLIKAGADVNFIGSNGATYVMTAVDLGLPGILKSLLDTGTNPNISDDFGRTPIEVAALRGREFVEMLFPLTFPISTFPDWSIDGIISHVKSCGLKPRAMQVGSMEDDDNATLLANRSLCMLRLGSGNLALSDANMCRMFRPRWPKACYRQGAAFMLLKDYSNAHKAYADGLKLEPTNVDLQRGSREALEAMENARRAEE, encoded by the exons ATGGAGAAGACGAAGCATCAGCGGGAGATGGCGCTCCTCCAAGCCGCCTTCGATGGCAACCTCGGCCTCATCAAAA AGATGGCGCGGGGGCTGGATGGTTCcgggcgcggcgaggcggccgtcgtggcggcggcggtgcagaGCTCCACCGGGAACGGCGTGCTGCACTTGGCGGCCATGGAGGGGCGGGTCGACGTCTGCCGGTACCTCGTCCAGGACCTCTGCCTCGACATCAACCAACGGAACAACACAG GCAACACCCCACTGTTCCTATCTGCCTTTTTTGGgagagctgctgctgcaaggtATCTTCTTGATCATGGTGCTGATGTGACGTTGACTGGTAATGCCGGGTCACCTCTCCATGCCGCTGCAGGGAAAG GACAATGTGAAGTTCTAGAACTTCTGCTCTCAAGAGGAATCAACGTGGATTTAAATGCTAGGTGTGGGACACCGTTGCATACGGCTTGCACTCATGGTCGACGGGGCACAATGAAGATTTTGTTGGACAGCCATGCAGAT CCTAATAAGGTTTTGAACCTTGATGACACCCCATTGGAGATGGTCATAAGATGTTTTAATCCTACTGACAAACTGGAATGCGTGAAGCTACTCATTAAG GCTGGTGCTGATGTGAATTTTATTGGCTCCAATGGTGCTACTTACGTGATGACAGCAGTTGATCTTGGCTTACCTGGTATTTTGAAGTCCTTACTAGACACTGGCACTAATCCCAATATTTCAGATGAT TTCGGTAGAACTCCAATTGAAGTTGCCGCTCTTCGAGGCAGGGAATTTGTTGAAATGTTATTTCCTTTAACTTTTCCTATTTCAACATTTCCGGATTGGAGTATTGATGGAATCATTTCTCATGTGAAATCTTGTGGTTTGAAGCCGAGG GCAATGCAAGTTGGCAGTATGGAAGATGATGATAATGCAACCCTGCTAGCAAATAGGAGTCTCTGCATGTTACGCTTGGGAAGTGGAAATCTTGCTCTCTCCGACGCTAATATGTGCAGAATGTTTCGACCTCGTTGGCCCAAAGCCTGTTACAGACAAGGGGCAGCTTTTATGCTTCTGAAG GACTACAGCAATGCACACAAGGCTTATGCAGATGGTTTGAAGCTGGAACCTACAAATGTTGATCTTCAGAGAGGTTCAAG GGAAGCCTTGGAGGCAATGGAGAATGCTCGACGCGCTGAAGAGTAG
- the LOC100836132 gene encoding ankyrin-1 isoform X3, producing MEKTKHQREMALLQAAFDGNLGLIKKMARGLDGSGRGEAAVVAAAVQSSTGNGVLHLAAMEGRVDVCRYLVQDLCLDINQRNNTGNTPLFLSAFFGRAAAARYLLDHGADVTLTGNAGSPLHAAAGKGQCEVLELLLSRGINVDLNARCGTPLHTACTHGRRGTMKILLDSHADPNKVLNLDDTPLEMVIRCFNPTDKLECVKLLIKAGADVNFIGSNGATYVMTAVDLGLPGILKSLLDTGTNPNISDDFGRTPIEVAALRGREFVEMLFPLTFPISTFPDWSIDGIISHVKSCGLKPRMAAMVAALPNGRCRGLDLEVSMHPVMICSRIHGFADGYHGGGILL from the exons ATGGAGAAGACGAAGCATCAGCGGGAGATGGCGCTCCTCCAAGCCGCCTTCGATGGCAACCTCGGCCTCATCAAAA AGATGGCGCGGGGGCTGGATGGTTCcgggcgcggcgaggcggccgtcgtggcggcggcggtgcagaGCTCCACCGGGAACGGCGTGCTGCACTTGGCGGCCATGGAGGGGCGGGTCGACGTCTGCCGGTACCTCGTCCAGGACCTCTGCCTCGACATCAACCAACGGAACAACACAG GCAACACCCCACTGTTCCTATCTGCCTTTTTTGGgagagctgctgctgcaaggtATCTTCTTGATCATGGTGCTGATGTGACGTTGACTGGTAATGCCGGGTCACCTCTCCATGCCGCTGCAGGGAAAG GACAATGTGAAGTTCTAGAACTTCTGCTCTCAAGAGGAATCAACGTGGATTTAAATGCTAGGTGTGGGACACCGTTGCATACGGCTTGCACTCATGGTCGACGGGGCACAATGAAGATTTTGTTGGACAGCCATGCAGAT CCTAATAAGGTTTTGAACCTTGATGACACCCCATTGGAGATGGTCATAAGATGTTTTAATCCTACTGACAAACTGGAATGCGTGAAGCTACTCATTAAG GCTGGTGCTGATGTGAATTTTATTGGCTCCAATGGTGCTACTTACGTGATGACAGCAGTTGATCTTGGCTTACCTGGTATTTTGAAGTCCTTACTAGACACTGGCACTAATCCCAATATTTCAGATGAT TTCGGTAGAACTCCAATTGAAGTTGCCGCTCTTCGAGGCAGGGAATTTGTTGAAATGTTATTTCCTTTAACTTTTCCTATTTCAACATTTCCGGATTGGAGTATTGATGGAATCATTTCTCATGTGAAATCTTGTGGTTTGAAGCCGAGG ATGGCTGCTATGGTGGCGGCTCTGCCTAACGGTCGATGTCGTGGTTTGGACTTGGAAGTCTCTATGCACCCTGTGATGATTTGCTCCAGGATCCATGGTTTTGCAGATGGCTACCATGGAGGCGGCATCCTCCTGTAG
- the LOC100824593 gene encoding F-box/kelch-repeat protein At5g43190 produces MASSAVACPWDALPEHLQERIVSLLPLTALLPVAAVSRALRRLLRSPAFHALLSPHRLDAFFLLSPRHAFHLLTRRLLPLAASRPLDSSSPPPPLVSSASPSLVVTAASLQRLPTLPDRSYLIAVIVPRSSSTSHSQEYTLVAVSTGAAVRSYTLDSADPSPRWEPRGELPRPFALLGNAAIACDHSLLYVLGRGPDALLSFDLVTGQWMVPPVVMPHGLTTAHLFVFEGRLFLVGGVEAFGVLQRVVVWQLDNDEAAGWMEVGTIPAEVFDELVAGRHGSFWHFQAAERMGIVCLYNAVDGRLVMFDVVDCAWTKLPRVSGLDAEESRQWFGHVLEPGIELLLGQRWPCL; encoded by the coding sequence atggcctcctccgccgtcgcctGCCCGTGGGATGCGCTCCCGGAGCACCTCCAGGAGCGCATCGTCTCCCTCCTGCCTCTCACGGCGCTCCTCCCTGTAGCCGCCGTCTCCCGGgcactccgccgcctcctccgctcccCGGCCTTCCacgccctcctctccccgcaCCGCCTCgacgccttcttcctcctctccccgcgcCACGCCTTCCACCTGCTcacccgccgcctcctcccgctgGCCGCGTCACGCCCGCTCGATTCTTCCTCCCCGCCCCCACCGCtcgtctcctccgcctccccatCGCTCGTCGTCACCGCTGCCTCGCTCCAACGCCTCCCGACGCTCCCCGACCGCTCCTATCTCATTGCTGTCATAGTCccacgctcctcctccaccagccACAGCCAGGAATACACCCTTGTCGCCGTCAGCACGGGCGCGGCTGTCCGGTCGTACACCCTAGACTCCGCTGATCCCTCACCAAGGTGGGAACCCCGGGGCGAGCTCCCACGGCCATTTGCGCTTCTTGGCAACGCTGCGATCGCCTGCGACCATTCTCTGCTCTACGTGCTCGGCCGTGGTCCGGATGCTCTTCTCTCGTTCGATCTCGTGACGGGGCAGTGGATGGTGCCGCCGGTTGTTATGCCGCACGGCCTTACAACAGCCCACCTGTTTGTTTTTGAAGGGCGGCTCTTCTTGGTAGGTGGGGTGGAGGCGTTTGGGGTGCTGCAGCGGGTGGTGGTTTGGCAGTTGGACAACGACGAGGCAGCAGGATGGATGGAGGTAGGCACAATACCTGCAGAGGTGTTCGATGAGTTGGTGGCAGGCAGGCATGGCAGTTTCTGGCACTTTCAGGCTGCAGAAAGAATGGGGATCGTTTGCCTGTACAATGCTGTGGACGGTAGGCTGGTGATGTTTGATGTGGTGGATTGTGCATGGACAAAGCTGCCACGAGTGTCTGGCCTGGATGCAGAAGAGAGCCGCCAGTGGTTTGGGCATGTCTTGGAGCCGGGCATCGAGCTCTTGCTGGGACAACGCTGGCCGTGTTTATGA
- the LOC100836438 gene encoding putative FBD-associated F-box protein At1g61330 isoform X2 — protein MALDSDGDGSAKRPRADEEGNQGGALDGDAIAKRLRVDEEGNQGDTVALESYGDDDTTEKGIHGDATVGVLALVPDGDAGARIPREDEEGNQADSTAGATTRATRDPLSDLPDDLRLKILTLLPLKSAIHSSVLSKVRPRVWESHSQDRECPHPFFLHYDLVAGTFPSPEQLLELLQLRRGNHLHRFSLVVDRSGVSALCFKRILERVADCAVEDLHIELRSTSAKMKIAFHFPKSSRTLVRLSLRDINVSHVHYKNAQVFSNLEVIHLYAVRINDDVLCKMAALCPVLRILDLCYCDRLSDVSRLFERTNLMRTLTVAECAGVRVLDVRPVFGLRSFRYSGSFLWPFYLPRSVAFTDLYICYNVVMPPHVSGQWFDNTLSNTSELTVLTICSNALQTGIAKVGNFQKLKELQLIMFEMKAVNLADIYAFLKNCHCPILKSLFVQLPTVRSDMPLVDAHNDVIEEPPEDVLENLKVVKVMNFSCHHIAVQLVLFLLRKAKSLHKLLLVAPDTNQLNVSDIPDIQQADRLLLNGSLANGKLVLERCSTAPRPLHSEVFAKL, from the exons ATGGCGCTTGATtccgacggcgacggcagtGCCAAGAGGCCGCGCGCAGACGAGGAGGGCAACCAAGGCGGCGCGTTGGATGGCGACGCCATCGCGAAGAGGCTCCGGGTAGACGAGGAAGGCAACCAAGGCGATACGGTGGCGCTCGAATCGtacggcgacgacgacaccACGGAGAAGGGCATCCATGGCGATGCGACGGTGGGGGTGCTGGCGCTCGTACCGGACGGCGACGCCGGGGCGAGGATCCCGCGAGAAGACGAGGAGGGGAACCAAGCCGACTCGACAGCAggggcgacgacgagggcAACCAGGGACCCCCTCTCGGACCTGCCGGATGATTTGAGGCTGAAGATCCTGACCCTTCTCCCACTCAAGTCTGCGATTCACTCGTCGGTGCTCTCCAAGGTGAGGCCCAGGGTGTGGGAGAGCCATTCGCAGGACCGTGAGTGTCCAcatcccttcttcctccactacgacctcgtcgccggcaccTTTCCATCGCCGGAGCAGCTGCTCGAGTTGCTGCAGCTTCGACGAGGCAACCACCTCCACCGCTTCTCCCTCGTCGTCGACAGAAGTGGGGTGTCCGCCTTGTGCTTCAAACGCATCCTGGAACGTGTCGCCGACTGCGCCGTCGAGGACCTCCATATCGAGCTGCGGTCCACTTCCGCTAAGATGAAAATCGCATTCCACTTCCCCAAGTCGAGCAGGACCCTCGTGCGCCTCTCGCTGCGCGACATCAATGTCTCCCATGTTCACTATAAAAACGCCCAGGTCTTCTCCAATCTCGAGGTTATCCATCTATACGCGGTTCGCATCAATGATGATGTCTTGTGTAAAATGGCCGCCCTTTGCCCTGTTCTCCGTATTCTCGACCTCTGCTATTGCGATAGGCTCAGCGATGTTAGCAGGCTTTTTGAGCGGACGAACCTCATGAGGACTCTCACTGTTGCGGAGTGCGCCGGAGTACGTGTGCTGGATGTACGGCCGGTTTTTGGCCTCCGCTCCTTTAGGTACAGCGGCTCTTTCCTCTGGCCATTCTACCTTCCGAGGAGTGTCGCGTTTACAGATCTCTACATCTGCTACAATGTCGTCATGCCTCCTCATGTTTCCGGTCAATGGTTTGACAACACCCTATCCAATACTTCTGAACTCACCGTCCTCACCATCTGCAGCAATGCCCTCCAG ACAGGAATTGCCAAGGTGGGCAACTTTCAGAAATTGAAAGAGCTTCAGTTGATCATGTTTGAAATGAAGGCCGTCAACCTTGCTGACATCTATGCATTCCTCAAGAACTGCCACTGTCCTATTCTTAAGAGCCTCTTTGTGCAG CTCCCAACCGTGAGATCTGATATGCCCTTGGTGGATGCTCACAATGATGTGATCGAAGAACCACCAGAGGATGTCTTAGAAAACCTTAAGGTGGTAAAGGTCATGAACTTCAGTTGCCACCACATTGCGGTGCAACTAGTGCTTTTCTTGTTGAGGAAGGCTAAGTCCCTGCATAAACTGCTACTGGTTGCTCCGGATACAAATCAATTGAATGTGTCTGATATTCCTGATATTCAGCAAGCAGACCGTTTGCTTCTCAATGGATCTTTGGCAAATGGCAAGTTAGTTCTCGAGCGTTGCAGTACTGCACCCCGTCCACTTCATTCAGAGGTCTTTGCAAAGCTTTAG
- the LOC100836438 gene encoding putative FBD-associated F-box protein At1g61330 isoform X1, whose product MALDSDGDGSAKRPRADEEGNQGGALDGDAIAKRLRVDEEGNQGDTVALESYGDDDTTEKGIHGDATVGVLALVPDGDAGARIPREDEEGNQADSTAGATTRATRDPLSDLPDDLRLKILTLLPLKSAIHSSVLSKVRPRVWESHSQDRECPHPFFLHYDLVAGTFPSPEQLLELLQLRRGNHLHRFSLVVDRSGVSALCFKRILERVADCAVEDLHIELRSTSAKMKIAFHFPKSSRTLVRLSLRDINVSHVHYKNAQVFSNLEVIHLYAVRINDDVLCKMAALCPVLRILDLCYCDRLSDVSRLFERTNLMRTLTVAECAGVRVLDVRPVFGLRSFRYSGSFLWPFYLPRSVAFTDLYICYNVVMPPHVSGQWFDNTLSNTSELTVLTICSNALQAVSSLTDAGVQTGIAKVGNFQKLKELQLIMFEMKAVNLADIYAFLKNCHCPILKSLFVQLPTVRSDMPLVDAHNDVIEEPPEDVLENLKVVKVMNFSCHHIAVQLVLFLLRKAKSLHKLLLVAPDTNQLNVSDIPDIQQADRLLLNGSLANGKLVLERCSTAPRPLHSEVFAKL is encoded by the exons ATGGCGCTTGATtccgacggcgacggcagtGCCAAGAGGCCGCGCGCAGACGAGGAGGGCAACCAAGGCGGCGCGTTGGATGGCGACGCCATCGCGAAGAGGCTCCGGGTAGACGAGGAAGGCAACCAAGGCGATACGGTGGCGCTCGAATCGtacggcgacgacgacaccACGGAGAAGGGCATCCATGGCGATGCGACGGTGGGGGTGCTGGCGCTCGTACCGGACGGCGACGCCGGGGCGAGGATCCCGCGAGAAGACGAGGAGGGGAACCAAGCCGACTCGACAGCAggggcgacgacgagggcAACCAGGGACCCCCTCTCGGACCTGCCGGATGATTTGAGGCTGAAGATCCTGACCCTTCTCCCACTCAAGTCTGCGATTCACTCGTCGGTGCTCTCCAAGGTGAGGCCCAGGGTGTGGGAGAGCCATTCGCAGGACCGTGAGTGTCCAcatcccttcttcctccactacgacctcgtcgccggcaccTTTCCATCGCCGGAGCAGCTGCTCGAGTTGCTGCAGCTTCGACGAGGCAACCACCTCCACCGCTTCTCCCTCGTCGTCGACAGAAGTGGGGTGTCCGCCTTGTGCTTCAAACGCATCCTGGAACGTGTCGCCGACTGCGCCGTCGAGGACCTCCATATCGAGCTGCGGTCCACTTCCGCTAAGATGAAAATCGCATTCCACTTCCCCAAGTCGAGCAGGACCCTCGTGCGCCTCTCGCTGCGCGACATCAATGTCTCCCATGTTCACTATAAAAACGCCCAGGTCTTCTCCAATCTCGAGGTTATCCATCTATACGCGGTTCGCATCAATGATGATGTCTTGTGTAAAATGGCCGCCCTTTGCCCTGTTCTCCGTATTCTCGACCTCTGCTATTGCGATAGGCTCAGCGATGTTAGCAGGCTTTTTGAGCGGACGAACCTCATGAGGACTCTCACTGTTGCGGAGTGCGCCGGAGTACGTGTGCTGGATGTACGGCCGGTTTTTGGCCTCCGCTCCTTTAGGTACAGCGGCTCTTTCCTCTGGCCATTCTACCTTCCGAGGAGTGTCGCGTTTACAGATCTCTACATCTGCTACAATGTCGTCATGCCTCCTCATGTTTCCGGTCAATGGTTTGACAACACCCTATCCAATACTTCTGAACTCACCGTCCTCACCATCTGCAGCAATGCCCTCCAG GCTGTGTCTTCTTTGACTGATGCCGGAGTACAGACAGGAATTGCCAAGGTGGGCAACTTTCAGAAATTGAAAGAGCTTCAGTTGATCATGTTTGAAATGAAGGCCGTCAACCTTGCTGACATCTATGCATTCCTCAAGAACTGCCACTGTCCTATTCTTAAGAGCCTCTTTGTGCAG CTCCCAACCGTGAGATCTGATATGCCCTTGGTGGATGCTCACAATGATGTGATCGAAGAACCACCAGAGGATGTCTTAGAAAACCTTAAGGTGGTAAAGGTCATGAACTTCAGTTGCCACCACATTGCGGTGCAACTAGTGCTTTTCTTGTTGAGGAAGGCTAAGTCCCTGCATAAACTGCTACTGGTTGCTCCGGATACAAATCAATTGAATGTGTCTGATATTCCTGATATTCAGCAAGCAGACCGTTTGCTTCTCAATGGATCTTTGGCAAATGGCAAGTTAGTTCTCGAGCGTTGCAGTACTGCACCCCGTCCACTTCATTCAGAGGTCTTTGCAAAGCTTTAG